The following proteins are co-located in the Pectinophora gossypiella chromosome 23, ilPecGoss1.1, whole genome shotgun sequence genome:
- the LOC126377549 gene encoding uncharacterized protein LOC126377549: MALGWESLPLLPLRCVMDHLSLADTLTATAVCRNWRNALIMFEGHRDLVRLQTKQTEKNLFLARLFRRNVTKLHVHIDCEGEQLDKFFSIVLPEFFDSVKLEEIIFIGPSYLQHNYRLSPAKLNRVVTESLVFKNSHCISNLALFWCEMDAANDNDRYMHEQIEYYSRPLSFDEMPSIADSVLSRSNSSLMVFSTLQHIAVDYDYINTSALETLSHLPLFSHLSLVISEREAMQPLRWDHIAPCYPNGLDVSLHIVSLPFRKFSEVIDNVLLEGMCLISIKVYFCKTLYAPLLTALVRYKHSLRELVWADCPYNHMDSYHRVVKNLQYPQIDACNINPFILLCWQCVNLRRLVIHGYWIWQYDVLGFVRLRNTLQQLEISAIYAKRTRFQSKQAPPDVALRVLERDAPGVVQQHYVQQINQLTEFEWLPPSWSSLHRALQARSTPPQRAEYISSEVMRPVPPPVQSIM; the protein is encoded by the exons agacTTAGTTCGCCTGCAAACAAAGCAGACAGAGAAAAACCTGTTCCTCGCGCGACTCTTCAGGAGGAACGTCACGAAACTTCACGTCCACATCGACTGCGAGGGTGAGCAGCTCGACAAGTTCTTCAGCATCGTACTGCCCGA ATTCTTCGACTCAGTGAAACTAGAGGAAATAATATTCATCGGACCAAGCTACTTACAGCACAATTACAGATTGTCTCCAGCTAAACTAAACAG GGTAGTGACTGAGAGTCTTGTGTTCAAAAATTCGCACTGCATATCGAATCTGGCTCTGTTCTGGTGTGAGATGGACGCGGCGAATGACAACGATAGGTATATG CACGAACAGATAGAATACTACAGTCGTCCGCTGTCGTTCGACGAGATGCCCTCAATCGCGGACAGCGTGCTGTCGCGGAGCAACTCCAGCCTCATGGTCTTCTCCACCTTACAA CACATAGCAGTGGACTATGACTACATAAACACGTCAGCGCTGGAGACGCTGTCCCACCTGCCATTGTTCAGCCACCTGTCCCTCGTCATATCCGAGCGAGAAGCTATGCAGCCACTGCGCTGGGACCACATCGCGCCCTGCTACCCTAACGGGCTGGACGTCTCGCTTCACATT GTCTCGTTGCCGTTTCGTAAATTCAGCGAGGTGATAGACAACGTTCTACTCGAGGGAATGTGTCTGATCTCCATCAAAGTATACTTTTGTAAAACT CTGTACGCGCCGCTGCTGACTGCCCTGGTCCGCTACAAGCACAGCCTCCGCGAGCTGGTGTGGGCGGACTGCCCTTACAACCATATGGACTCCTACCACCGCGTCGTCAAGAATCTCCAATACCCACAA ATTGACGCTTGCAACATCAATCCATTTATATTGCTATGTTGGCAATGCGTCAACCTGAGGAGGCTTGTCATACACG GTTACTGGATATGGCAGTACGACGTGCTAGGTTTCGTGCGCCTGCGCAACACGCTGCAGCAGCTGGAGATCTCGGCCATCTACGCCAAGCGGACACGCTTCCAGAGCAAGCAGGCGCCGCCCGACGTGGCGCTGCGGGTGCTGGAGCGGGACGCGCCCGGGGTCGTGCAGCAGCACTATGTGCAG CAAATCAACCAGCTGACAGAATTCGAGTGGCTCCCTCCCTCCTGGTCGTCACTTCACCGTGCGCTTCAAGCTCGCTCCACACCACCACAACGCGCTGAATACATTTCTAGCGAGGTCATGCGTCCTGTGCCGCCACC AGTGCAATCCATTATGTGA